In Campylobacter sp. VBCF_01 NA2, one DNA window encodes the following:
- the glnA gene encoding type I glutamate--ammonia ligase gives MGKFVNNVDEFFKFCEENEVKFVDFRFTDMKGFWHSISYNIKIVEPDQFKNGIPMDASSMDGWQPIDRSDMLMMPDVETAFLDPFTADPTAVVFSDIFDIYKGELYEKCPRSIAKKAMKYLKDSGLGDEAYFGAENEFFIFDNVKIVDSTNCAMYEIDTEEGEWNDDTNFSSGYNSGHRPRKKGGYLMTQPIDTATDLRAEMMQVLEQVGLDVMLGHHEVAQGQNEIGVKFGNLVEMADNVQKLKYVIKMVAQLNGKTATFMPKPLYGDNGNGMHVHQSVWKDGKNLFYGEGNYANLSDFARWYIGGVLAHARSVAAFTNASTNSYKRLIPGFEAPSILTYSSQNRSASVRIPYGAGEKSVRAEFRFPDSTSNPYLAFAAMLMAGLDGVKNKIEPAGPMDENLFKLTLDEIRERGIEQFPHTLRGSLEALIRDRAYLKDIMSDDFIQAYQHMKFKTQVWPYEARPTPYEFKMNFSC, from the coding sequence ATGGGAAAATTTGTGAATAATGTCGATGAATTTTTCAAATTTTGCGAAGAAAACGAAGTTAAATTTGTCGATTTCCGCTTTACGGATATGAAGGGATTTTGGCACTCTATCAGCTACAATATCAAAATCGTCGAACCAGATCAGTTCAAAAACGGTATCCCAATGGACGCTAGCTCGATGGACGGCTGGCAACCAATCGATCGAAGCGATATGCTAATGATGCCAGATGTCGAAACTGCATTTTTAGATCCATTTACCGCAGATCCTACGGCTGTGGTTTTTAGCGATATTTTCGATATTTACAAGGGCGAACTTTACGAAAAATGCCCTCGCTCAATCGCCAAAAAGGCTATGAAATACCTAAAAGATAGCGGGCTTGGCGATGAGGCGTATTTCGGGGCTGAAAATGAGTTTTTCATCTTCGATAATGTCAAAATCGTCGATAGCACAAACTGCGCTATGTATGAGATAGACACCGAAGAGGGCGAGTGGAACGACGATACGAACTTCTCATCAGGATACAATAGCGGTCACCGCCCACGCAAAAAAGGCGGATATTTGATGACACAGCCTATCGATACAGCCACTGATTTAAGGGCTGAGATGATGCAGGTTTTGGAGCAAGTGGGATTAGATGTCATGCTAGGACACCACGAAGTAGCCCAAGGCCAAAACGAAATCGGCGTGAAATTTGGCAATCTAGTCGAAATGGCTGACAATGTGCAAAAACTCAAATATGTCATCAAAATGGTAGCCCAACTAAACGGCAAAACCGCGACTTTCATGCCAAAACCGCTTTATGGCGATAATGGAAATGGCATGCATGTGCATCAATCGGTCTGGAAAGACGGCAAAAACCTATTTTACGGCGAGGGAAATTACGCGAATTTAAGCGATTTCGCCAGATGGTATATCGGTGGCGTGCTAGCTCACGCAAGAAGCGTCGCAGCCTTTACAAACGCCAGCACAAACAGCTACAAACGCCTAATCCCGGGCTTTGAGGCTCCGTCGATTTTGACATATTCTAGCCAAAACCGCTCAGCTTCTGTGCGAATTCCTTATGGCGCAGGCGAAAAGAGCGTGCGGGCTGAATTTCGCTTCCCAGATAGCACTTCAAATCCATATTTAGCCTTCGCTGCAATGCTAATGGCAGGACTTGATGGCGTGAAAAACAAAATCGAGCCAGCAGGGCCAATGGACGAAAATCTATTTAAACTCACCCTTGATGAGATTCGCGAACGCGGTATCGAGCAGTTCCCGCACACACTTCGTGGCTCGCTTGAAGCGCTGATCCGCGATAGAGCGTATCTCAAAGATATTATGAGCGACGATTTTATCCAAGCTTATCAACACATGAAATTTAAAACCCAAGTTTGGCCATACGAAGCACGCCCTACTCCGTATGAGTTTAAGATGAATTTTTCGTGCTAA
- a CDS encoding response regulator transcription factor produces the protein MVKVFLIEDDAEFAGLIAEFLGSRGISVEACEDPFLAISTDLAQFDLVLLDLGLPGMDGLEVCKEIRKKSKIPVIVSSARASTVDKVSALQIGADDYLPKPYDPDELYARIISLLRRANDFKEESENLAFSVDKNLGDVLFNGVNLGLTLAEFEVLGELVRNFPAAVSKEQILRASPSIVSANEKNLEMIISKIRAKIKPHSEANHIISLRGRGYRLAK, from the coding sequence ATGGTAAAAGTTTTTTTAATCGAAGATGACGCAGAGTTTGCTGGATTGATAGCCGAATTTTTAGGTTCGCGGGGCATTAGCGTGGAGGCGTGCGAGGATCCGTTTTTGGCGATTAGCACGGATTTGGCGCAGTTTGATTTGGTTTTATTGGACCTGGGGCTTCCCGGCATGGACGGACTGGAAGTTTGCAAAGAAATCCGCAAAAAAAGCAAAATCCCGGTTATCGTTTCAAGCGCGCGCGCCTCGACCGTCGATAAGGTAAGCGCCCTACAAATCGGGGCTGATGACTACCTGCCCAAACCTTACGATCCAGACGAGCTATACGCGCGCATAATCTCGCTTTTGCGCAGGGCAAATGATTTTAAAGAAGAGAGCGAAAATTTAGCATTTAGCGTGGATAAAAATCTAGGCGATGTGCTGTTTAACGGCGTAAATTTAGGGCTTACGCTGGCTGAGTTTGAAGTGCTTGGCGAGCTAGTTCGCAACTTCCCAGCCGCTGTCAGCAAGGAGCAAATTTTGCGCGCCTCGCCCTCGATTGTATCGGCAAATGAGAAAAATTTGGAGATGATAATCAGCAAAATTCGCGCCAAAATCAAACCTCACAGCGAGGCAAATCACATAATCTCGCTTCGTGGCAGAGGGTATCGCCTTGCCAAATAG
- the upp gene encoding uracil phosphoribosyltransferase, which yields MKNIKQISHPLIEHKLSILRDKKTDPFQFRMLIDEISYLMLFEASNDLRLKDAPITTPVAKMTAKRLDEKIMICPILRAALGMLDAVFKLIPDASVGFLGFQRNEESLQAEFFYAKLPADYKERTAIIIDPMFATGGTAIDAVKFLKEKGVKKIKFISIIAAPEGLKKFSEIYPDVPVYTAAIDEKLNENGYIVPGLGDAGDRVFNTMK from the coding sequence ATGAAAAATATCAAACAAATCTCACACCCCCTAATCGAGCACAAACTCTCAATCCTGCGAGACAAAAAGACAGATCCATTTCAGTTTAGAATGCTAATCGACGAGATTAGCTACCTAATGCTTTTTGAGGCAAGCAACGATTTGCGCCTAAAAGACGCGCCGATTACGACGCCTGTGGCGAAAATGACAGCAAAAAGATTAGACGAAAAGATTATGATATGCCCTATTTTGCGAGCAGCTCTTGGTATGCTAGATGCTGTCTTTAAGCTAATTCCAGATGCGAGCGTCGGGTTTTTGGGTTTTCAGCGAAATGAAGAGAGTTTGCAGGCTGAGTTTTTCTACGCAAAACTCCCAGCTGACTACAAAGAGCGCACCGCAATCATCATAGATCCGATGTTTGCCACCGGTGGCACGGCGATTGACGCGGTGAAATTCTTAAAAGAAAAAGGCGTGAAAAAGATCAAATTTATCTCTATCATCGCAGCACCTGAGGGACTGAAAAAATTCAGCGAAATCTACCCAGATGTGCCTGTATATACCGCTGCAATCGACGAGAAGCTAAACGAAAACGGCTACATCGTCCCAGGTCTAGGAGATGCTGGCGATAGGGTGTTTAATACGATGAAATAG
- the pheS gene encoding phenylalanine--tRNA ligase subunit alpha has translation MQEIKAKIEAATSLDEIEKIRLELFGKKGVITELFAQLKSVPAEQKKEFAKEANQKRDIFSELIGAKKSALEAIAQKEAMKKEAIDVTLFNENVASGALHPVMETMDKIIDYFVSQNFSVESGPLIEDDFHNFEALNLPKYHPARDMQDTFYLNSGELLRTHTSGVQIRTMEKFKTPPVRMIAPGAVFRRDMDLTHTPMFHQVEGLVVEKGANVSFANLKYILEDFLHYMFGDVKVRFRPSFFPFTEPSTEVDISCIFCGGSGCRVCKQTGWLEVLGSGVVDPNVFKAVKWSDVSGYAFGLGVERFAMLLHRIPDLRSLFEGDIRLLEQFK, from the coding sequence TTGCAAGAAATCAAAGCCAAAATCGAAGCAGCCACTAGCTTAGATGAAATCGAAAAAATCCGCCTTGAATTATTTGGTAAAAAGGGCGTTATCACCGAGCTTTTCGCTCAGTTAAAATCCGTCCCTGCCGAGCAAAAAAAGGAATTTGCAAAAGAGGCAAACCAAAAGCGAGATATTTTTTCCGAGCTAATTGGCGCGAAAAAATCAGCCTTGGAGGCAATCGCGCAAAAAGAGGCGATGAAAAAAGAGGCGATCGATGTTACGCTGTTTAACGAAAATGTCGCTAGCGGGGCACTTCACCCTGTAATGGAGACTATGGATAAGATAATCGATTATTTTGTATCGCAAAATTTCAGCGTAGAATCTGGCCCGCTAATCGAAGATGATTTCCACAATTTCGAAGCGCTAAATTTACCGAAATACCACCCAGCGCGCGATATGCAAGATACATTTTATCTAAATTCAGGCGAGCTTTTGCGCACACACACTAGCGGCGTGCAAATCCGCACAATGGAGAAATTCAAAACTCCGCCAGTGCGTATGATAGCCCCAGGTGCGGTATTTAGACGCGATATGGATTTGACACATACGCCGATGTTTCATCAAGTAGAGGGTTTAGTCGTCGAAAAGGGCGCAAATGTGAGCTTCGCAAATTTAAAATACATTTTAGAGGATTTTTTGCATTATATGTTTGGCGATGTCAAAGTGCGATTTCGCCCTAGCTTTTTTCCATTCACCGAGCCTAGCACAGAGGTTGATATTAGCTGTATTTTCTGTGGCGGATCGGGCTGTCGCGTGTGCAAACAAACTGGCTGGCTAGAAGTGCTAGGAAGTGGAGTGGTAGATCCAAATGTGTTTAAGGCCGTAAAATGGAGCGATGTGAGTGGATATGCCTTTGGGCTTGGGGTCGAGAGATTTGCTATGCTACTTCATAGAATTCCTGATTTGCGCTCACTTTTTGAAGGCGATATTAGATTATTGGAGCAATTTAAATGA
- a CDS encoding ComEC/Rec2 family competence protein, whose amino-acid sequence MKLKLFYNKKEFCLFSLFIVLIFALNLAFKYHEFCEFKANSRIFLQSQILNSYDKTNAKGRTYTVLKLKSGNFTIYTTTKTGREFPRFARVSVGIITQNLSFLDFVKARFYAPNFKISAPFYEKSPKTKAINFIRAQHANPLIADLYSALYFATPMPYDLRQNITHWGIAHIVSISGFHLGIIFSSFFLIFAPIYRILQRRFFPWRNLKFDLSVTAILLMIGYLFVLDFTPSFLRSLAMCVVGFFLLWRNFELLNFANLFLSIALLLAIFPHLAFSVGFYFSSLGVLYIFLYSHHFWGKFGTFANLALFNLYVWFAMNIAVYFFFPLASFQQLSVIIIGYIFVIFYPLSVVLHLCGLGGVFDEALISFLNFTLPSFKAQIPLPLFVLANLCALGAIRSKTCALICPILGILPIFFIT is encoded by the coding sequence TTGAAACTCAAACTCTTTTATAACAAAAAAGAATTTTGCCTATTTTCGCTTTTTATCGTTTTGATTTTTGCGCTAAATTTGGCGTTTAAATACCACGAATTTTGCGAATTTAAGGCAAATTCTCGCATATTTTTACAAAGCCAAATTCTAAATTCCTATGACAAAACAAACGCCAAAGGCCGCACATACACCGTGCTAAAACTAAAATCAGGGAATTTTACGATTTATACCACGACCAAAACTGGGCGCGAATTCCCACGATTCGCGCGCGTGAGTGTGGGTATCATCACGCAAAATTTGAGTTTTTTGGATTTTGTGAAGGCTAGGTTTTATGCGCCAAATTTTAAAATTTCAGCCCCATTTTACGAAAAGTCGCCCAAAACCAAAGCCATAAATTTTATTCGCGCCCAGCACGCAAACCCCCTCATAGCCGATCTTTACAGCGCGCTGTATTTTGCTACGCCCATGCCTTATGATTTGCGCCAAAACATCACGCACTGGGGGATCGCGCATATTGTTTCGATTAGTGGATTTCATTTAGGGATTATTTTTTCGTCGTTTTTCCTAATCTTTGCGCCGATTTATCGCATTTTGCAAAGGCGATTTTTCCCATGGCGAAATCTCAAATTTGACCTTAGCGTTACGGCGATTTTGCTGATGATTGGCTATCTTTTTGTGCTGGATTTCACGCCTAGTTTTTTGCGTTCGCTGGCGATGTGCGTGGTGGGATTTTTCCTTTTGTGGCGCAATTTCGAGCTTTTAAATTTCGCCAATCTCTTCCTTAGCATTGCGCTTTTGCTAGCCATTTTTCCGCATCTTGCATTTAGCGTGGGGTTTTATTTTTCCTCCCTTGGTGTGCTTTATATTTTTTTGTATTCGCACCATTTTTGGGGCAAATTTGGCACTTTCGCAAATTTGGCGCTTTTTAATCTTTATGTCTGGTTTGCGATGAATATCGCGGTGTATTTTTTCTTTCCACTGGCTTCATTTCAGCAACTTAGCGTGATTATCATCGGATATATTTTTGTGATTTTTTACCCTCTTAGCGTGGTTTTGCACCTGTGCGGATTGGGTGGGGTTTTTGATGAGGCTTTGATTAGTTTTTTAAATTTCACGCTTCCAAGCTTTAAAGCGCAAATTCCACTTCCACTTTTTGTGCTTGCAAATTTATGTGCTCTTGGCGCTATTCGCTCTAAAACCTGCGCCTTGATATGCCCTATTTTAGGAATTTTGCCGATATTTTTCATAACTTAA
- the pheT gene encoding phenylalanine--tRNA ligase subunit beta: MIITKNWLQDWIDLSEVSSENLALTLNSIGLEVDAHTRMNIPNLVVVGLVKSKRRHENSDHLNVCEVDVGEKTLQIVCGAKNVDAGQFVAVALVGAKLPGGLEIKPAKLRGEESFGMICSSTELGLPKTFDGIMILDESIGELIPGKALNEYEIFNDDIIEIELTANRGDCLSILGIARDLSAGLNLALKEKVEFKDPENAPGIGRILNVHTNAESNARFAFRAFEARKNFGLSFKHILRLAIADLLGSCAVQNYLSYVTHATGVLLRAYDFEKIANGSEKISLDIKQLQNGEFGVYCGEKLLSIAGICQDENFKACDGTKIVIIEANYTKPLVIAKAINENKSLKGDEQVYRSSRGSEPSLGVGTDLLFRILGENPSILPYAGAQRISSAYEPVTIRFSDKEINKMIGADISRDQIVKILKKLGFDISIEADFINAKVPHFRHDVLNAHDICEEIVRIVGIDNIASAPMKFEEKTRINETYINLQNSRKVRKKAVALGFFECVHYVFDDSKILASLGFTPCKKEILNPINSELDALRPTLINHLLASSERNLKNSKKSVKLFELGTVFDAEGVQSQKLGFVASGLKNESSIANGAKPAAVDFLYFAGLIQSVIGKFSVKIPEQKIGFLSEFEQALIEQNGEIVGFIGRVDGDVEKSRDLEKTYLCEIDFEKLKFERIMANAYSKFPSISRDLSILVPNDLRFEKIKEVISSLKIDTLKEFLPTDLYRDESLKDSASLTIKFSFQDDNKTLEDDEVAGFMDKILQALNQNLGLELR; this comes from the coding sequence ATGATAATAACGAAAAATTGGTTACAAGATTGGATTGATTTAAGCGAAGTTTCATCAGAAAATTTAGCCCTTACGCTAAATTCGATTGGTTTAGAGGTCGATGCGCACACTCGCATGAATATCCCAAATTTGGTCGTCGTGGGGCTAGTCAAAAGCAAAAGACGCCACGAAAATTCAGACCATTTAAATGTCTGCGAAGTCGATGTCGGCGAAAAAACGCTCCAAATCGTGTGCGGAGCCAAAAATGTCGATGCAGGGCAGTTTGTAGCAGTAGCACTCGTGGGAGCGAAGCTTCCTGGCGGATTGGAGATCAAACCAGCCAAACTTCGTGGCGAAGAGAGCTTTGGTATGATTTGCTCATCTACCGAGCTTGGGCTTCCTAAGACCTTTGACGGGATTATGATTTTAGACGAAAGTATCGGCGAGCTAATCCCTGGCAAGGCGTTAAATGAGTATGAAATTTTCAACGACGACATAATCGAGATCGAGCTTACTGCAAATAGGGGCGATTGCCTTAGTATTTTAGGTATCGCGCGAGATCTAAGTGCTGGGTTAAATTTAGCGTTAAAAGAAAAAGTCGAATTTAAAGATCCTGAAAATGCCCCAGGAATCGGCAGAATTCTAAATGTCCATACAAACGCCGAAAGCAACGCGAGATTTGCGTTTCGCGCCTTTGAAGCAAGGAAAAATTTTGGCCTTTCCTTCAAACACATTTTGCGCCTTGCGATTGCCGATTTGCTAGGCTCTTGCGCCGTGCAAAACTATCTAAGCTATGTTACGCACGCGACGGGAGTTTTGCTAAGGGCGTATGATTTCGAAAAAATCGCTAATGGGAGCGAAAAAATTTCACTTGATATAAAACAGCTACAAAACGGCGAATTTGGCGTGTATTGTGGTGAAAAACTGCTAAGTATCGCTGGAATTTGCCAAGATGAAAATTTCAAAGCCTGCGATGGGACAAAAATCGTAATCATCGAGGCAAACTACACCAAACCCCTTGTCATCGCAAAAGCCATAAACGAAAACAAAAGCCTAAAAGGCGACGAGCAGGTTTATCGCTCATCTCGTGGTAGCGAGCCAAGCCTAGGCGTGGGAACGGATCTTTTATTTCGCATTTTGGGCGAAAATCCTTCGATTTTGCCGTATGCTGGCGCGCAGAGAATTTCGAGCGCGTATGAGCCTGTAACGATTAGATTTAGCGACAAAGAGATTAATAAAATGATTGGCGCAGATATTTCGCGCGATCAAATCGTAAAAATTCTAAAAAAACTAGGATTTGATATCAGCATAGAGGCTGATTTTATCAACGCCAAAGTTCCGCATTTTAGGCACGATGTGCTAAATGCGCACGATATTTGCGAGGAAATCGTGCGAATCGTAGGCATTGATAATATCGCCTCAGCACCGATGAAATTCGAGGAAAAAACACGCATAAACGAAACTTATATAAATTTGCAAAATTCACGCAAAGTGCGCAAAAAAGCGGTTGCTTTGGGATTTTTCGAGTGCGTGCATTATGTCTTTGACGATAGCAAAATTTTAGCCTCTCTTGGATTTACGCCGTGCAAAAAAGAGATTTTAAACCCAATCAATAGCGAGTTAGATGCGCTTCGCCCAACTCTAATAAATCATCTTTTGGCTTCATCTGAGCGAAATTTGAAAAATTCGAAAAAAAGCGTCAAGCTTTTCGAGCTTGGCACGGTTTTTGACGCTGAGGGCGTGCAATCGCAAAAACTGGGATTTGTCGCAAGCGGACTAAAAAATGAAAGCTCTATCGCAAACGGCGCGAAACCTGCGGCTGTGGATTTTCTATACTTTGCAGGATTAATTCAAAGCGTGATTGGTAAATTTAGCGTGAAAATCCCAGAGCAAAAAATTGGCTTTTTAAGCGAATTTGAACAAGCCTTAATTGAGCAAAATGGCGAAATTGTGGGCTTTATAGGGCGCGTAGATGGCGATGTGGAAAAAAGTCGCGATTTAGAGAAAACATATTTGTGCGAGATTGATTTTGAAAAGCTAAAATTTGAAAGAATTATGGCAAATGCTTATTCGAAATTCCCTAGTATTTCGCGCGATTTAAGCATTTTGGTGCCAAATGACCTTAGATTTGAAAAGATTAAAGAGGTTATAAGCTCCCTTAAAATCGACACTTTGAAGGAATTTTTGCCGACTGATTTATATAGAGACGAAAGCCTAAAAGATAGCGCGAGTTTGACAATTAAATTTAGTTTCCAAGACGATAACAAAACCCTAGAAGATGACGAAGTAGCGGGCTTTATGGATAAAATTTTACAAGCATTAAATCAAAATTTAGGATTAGAATTACGATGA
- the larA gene encoding nickel-dependent lactate racemase, whose amino-acid sequence MLKIPYGNTFIDFDEGDANVLRSKIDELKAEGSGLEIVKKAMANPIDSPRLCELAKGKKNCVIIISDHTRPVPSKDILPNMFAELKEGNPDIEITLLVSTGFHRPTTEAELRAKLGDEIYESSKIVVHDCFDPDSNTQIGILPSGAPLVIDKVAVETELLVSEGFIEPHFFAGFSGGRKSVLPGVCDKVTVLGNHCSKFIDSEFARTGVLDGNPLHTDMLAAAKFAKLAYIVNVVIDEDKKTVAAFAGNYVTAHRAGCDFLLSYAKVEPKMADIVITSNGGAPLDQNLYQCVKSMTAAEATCNPGGVIIECSYCADGHGGEGFYRSLKDCESAQAFYDQCMATPQEKTIPDQWESQILARVLIKHTVIMVTRPEIKTMVEDMKMKYAASLEEALEMAHALGKKSLTVIPNGISVIVKK is encoded by the coding sequence ATGTTAAAGATTCCTTATGGCAACACCTTTATCGACTTTGACGAAGGGGACGCAAATGTTTTGCGCTCTAAAATCGACGAACTTAAAGCCGAGGGCAGCGGCCTAGAAATCGTAAAAAAAGCTATGGCAAACCCAATCGATAGCCCGCGATTGTGCGAGCTTGCCAAAGGCAAGAAAAACTGCGTCATCATCATCTCAGACCACACCCGCCCAGTGCCAAGCAAGGATATTTTGCCAAATATGTTTGCCGAGCTAAAAGAGGGAAATCCCGATATCGAAATCACGCTTTTAGTTTCCACTGGATTTCACCGCCCTACCACAGAGGCCGAACTTCGCGCCAAACTAGGCGATGAAATTTATGAAAGCTCAAAAATCGTGGTGCATGATTGCTTCGATCCTGATTCAAACACACAAATCGGCATTTTGCCATCGGGTGCGCCCCTCGTCATCGACAAAGTAGCCGTAGAGACCGAGCTTTTGGTATCAGAGGGCTTCATCGAACCGCACTTTTTCGCTGGATTTAGCGGCGGCAGAAAGAGCGTTTTGCCTGGCGTTTGCGACAAAGTAACCGTGCTAGGAAATCACTGCTCGAAATTCATAGATAGCGAATTTGCCCGCACTGGCGTGCTAGATGGTAATCCATTGCACACAGATATGCTAGCGGCGGCGAAATTTGCCAAACTCGCCTACATCGTAAATGTCGTAATCGACGAGGATAAAAAAACAGTCGCAGCGTTTGCGGGAAATTATGTTACAGCGCACAGAGCGGGTTGCGACTTTTTGCTAAGTTACGCCAAAGTCGAGCCAAAAATGGCAGACATCGTCATCACATCAAACGGCGGCGCACCACTTGATCAAAATCTCTACCAATGCGTCAAATCAATGACCGCAGCTGAGGCTACCTGTAACCCTGGTGGCGTCATCATCGAGTGCTCATACTGCGCCGACGGACACGGTGGCGAGGGATTTTATCGCTCGCTTAAAGATTGCGAAAGCGCGCAGGCTTTTTACGATCAATGTATGGCAACACCACAAGAAAAAACAATCCCAGATCAATGGGAGAGCCAAATTCTCGCGCGCGTTTTGATCAAACACACAGTCATCATGGTAACACGCCCTGAGATCAAAACCATGGTAGAAGATATGAAAATGAAATATGCCGCTAGCCTTGAAGAAGCCCTAGAAATGGCGCATGCGCTAGGCAAAAAGAGCCTGACTGTGATTCCAAACGGAATTTCCGTAATCGTAAAAAAATAA
- a CDS encoding Dps family protein, with amino-acid sequence MSKVTKQLNQIQADAHALFVAFHAYHWNIKGLQFAPIHSYTEEAYDEFGVLFDDAAERALQIGGKPVIKAEELIKLASAPIDLKDDYSAEEVLKNVKKAYEYLLKEFKKLAEIADEAGDIVTSNFAQDKLGGYEKRLWMLDAMLAK; translated from the coding sequence ATGTCAAAAGTAACAAAACAACTAAACCAAATCCAAGCAGATGCACACGCGCTATTTGTCGCATTTCACGCATATCACTGGAATATCAAAGGCCTACAATTCGCGCCAATCCACTCTTACACAGAGGAAGCTTACGATGAGTTTGGCGTGCTTTTCGATGACGCGGCTGAAAGAGCATTGCAAATCGGTGGCAAACCAGTAATCAAAGCCGAAGAGCTAATCAAACTAGCCTCTGCTCCAATCGATCTAAAAGACGATTATAGCGCAGAAGAGGTGCTAAAAAATGTGAAAAAAGCCTATGAATATTTGCTAAAAGAGTTCAAAAAACTAGCCGAAATCGCAGACGAAGCAGGCGATATCGTAACATCAAATTTTGCGCAAGACAAACTTGGCGGATATGAAAAACGCCTTTGGATGCTTGATGCAATGCTTGCAAAATAA
- a CDS encoding helix-turn-helix domain-containing protein: MEIYEKIAEIAKEKNISKKELVRRILSLEPHLNSTGEIPSEPTLYNYLNGNRELKVELIPFIAQALGIFEQELFICNENDRARFYNHLAKTYATLDPEFSELLPYASPILLKHIKLLLRESKAQTKNLMQ, encoded by the coding sequence ATGGAAATTTACGAAAAAATCGCCGAAATCGCAAAAGAAAAAAATATCAGCAAAAAAGAGCTTGTCAGGCGGATTTTATCGCTCGAACCGCACCTTAACTCCACAGGCGAAATCCCTAGCGAACCCACGCTTTACAACTACCTCAACGGCAATCGTGAGCTAAAAGTCGAGCTAATCCCATTTATCGCTCAGGCGTTAGGCATCTTCGAGCAGGAGCTTTTCATCTGCAACGAAAACGACAGGGCGAGATTTTACAACCATTTAGCCAAAACCTACGCCACGCTCGACCCTGAATTTAGCGAGCTTTTGCCCTATGCTTCGCCGATTTTGCTAAAACACATAAAGCTACTTTTGCGCGAAAGCAAAGCCCAAACCAAAAATTTAATGCAATAA
- a CDS encoding histidine triad nucleotide-binding protein produces MNIFERIVAGEIPCNKVLENDDFLAFHDISPKAPIHILAIPKKCYENFQVTPPEVMVGLSSFIKEVAVKMGLDKTGYRLVCNCGENSGQEVMHLHFHILGGTKLPWDNTNGANTHDKF; encoded by the coding sequence ATGAATATTTTCGAAAGAATTGTAGCAGGCGAAATTCCATGTAACAAAGTCCTAGAAAACGACGATTTTCTGGCATTTCACGACATTAGCCCAAAAGCTCCAATCCACATTTTGGCAATTCCGAAAAAATGCTATGAAAACTTCCAAGTAACCCCGCCAGAGGTCATGGTGGGTCTTAGCAGTTTTATTAAAGAAGTCGCTGTGAAAATGGGGCTAGATAAGACAGGTTATCGCCTAGTGTGCAACTGCGGCGAAAACAGCGGCCAAGAGGTCATGCACCTGCACTTTCATATCCTTGGTGGAACGAAACTTCCGTGGGATAACACAAACGGCGCGAATACGCACGATAAATTCTAA